A window from Actinomycetospora corticicola encodes these proteins:
- the gatB gene encoding Asp-tRNA(Asn)/Glu-tRNA(Gln) amidotransferase subunit GatB: MTSTVDAAPYTVEEVCERFDPVMGLEVHVELNTATKMFCGCRNEFGAEPNTHVCPVCLGLPGSLPRVNARAVEGAVKIGLALNCQVRERSGFARKNYFYPDMPKNFQISQYDDPIVFEGHLDVPLDDGTTWRVEIERAHMEEDTGKSLHMGGATGRIHGASYSLLDYNRAGVPLIEIVTKPILGAGTRAPEIARAYVSALRDVIQGLGVSDVRMDQGSMRCDANVSLMPKGTTEFGTRTETKNVNSLRSVERAVRYEMGRHAGVLLSGGTITQETRHFDEQSGTTSAGRPKETFADYRFFPEPDLVPIEPSAAWIEELRAGLPERPWERRARIQTEWGLSDEELRDLVNAGALDLVADTVEAGAPAESARSWWVSYLTQQANTAGVELSELAITPADVARVIALVAEGTLTNKLARQVVDGVLAGEGTPDDVVAGRGLAVVSDDSALTAAVDEALAAQPAIAEKIRAGKTKAAGAIVGAVMKATRGQADAARVQSLVLERVAAGS; encoded by the coding sequence ATGACCAGCACCGTCGACGCGGCGCCCTACACCGTCGAGGAGGTCTGCGAGCGCTTCGACCCCGTGATGGGGCTCGAGGTGCACGTGGAGCTCAACACCGCCACGAAGATGTTCTGCGGCTGCCGCAACGAGTTCGGCGCCGAGCCGAACACGCACGTCTGCCCGGTGTGCCTCGGTCTGCCCGGCTCGCTCCCGCGGGTCAACGCCCGCGCGGTCGAGGGGGCCGTCAAGATCGGCCTGGCGCTGAACTGCCAGGTGCGGGAGCGCAGCGGCTTCGCCCGGAAGAACTACTTCTACCCGGACATGCCGAAGAACTTCCAGATCTCCCAGTACGACGACCCGATCGTCTTCGAGGGCCACCTCGACGTCCCGCTCGACGACGGGACGACGTGGCGGGTGGAGATCGAGCGCGCCCACATGGAGGAGGACACCGGCAAGTCGCTGCACATGGGCGGCGCCACCGGTCGCATCCACGGCGCCTCGTACTCCCTGCTCGACTACAACCGGGCGGGCGTGCCGCTCATCGAGATCGTCACCAAGCCGATCCTCGGCGCCGGCACGCGGGCCCCGGAGATCGCGCGGGCCTACGTCTCGGCGCTCCGCGACGTCATCCAGGGCCTCGGGGTCTCGGACGTGCGGATGGACCAGGGGTCGATGCGCTGCGACGCGAACGTCTCGCTCATGCCGAAGGGCACGACGGAGTTCGGCACGCGCACCGAGACCAAGAACGTCAACTCGCTGCGGTCGGTCGAGCGGGCCGTGCGCTACGAGATGGGCCGGCACGCCGGGGTCCTGCTCTCCGGCGGCACGATCACGCAGGAGACGCGGCACTTCGACGAGCAGTCCGGCACCACCTCCGCCGGACGCCCGAAGGAGACCTTCGCCGACTACCGGTTCTTCCCGGAGCCCGACCTGGTCCCGATCGAGCCGTCCGCGGCGTGGATCGAGGAGCTGCGGGCGGGACTGCCGGAGCGTCCGTGGGAGCGGCGCGCGCGGATCCAGACCGAGTGGGGCCTGTCCGACGAGGAGCTCCGCGACCTGGTCAACGCGGGCGCACTCGACCTCGTCGCCGACACCGTCGAGGCGGGCGCTCCCGCCGAGTCGGCCCGCTCGTGGTGGGTGTCCTACCTGACCCAGCAGGCCAACACCGCGGGCGTCGAGCTGTCCGAGCTCGCGATCACCCCGGCCGACGTGGCGCGCGTGATCGCGCTGGTGGCCGAGGGGACGCTGACCAACAAGCTGGCGCGCCAGGTCGTCGACGGCGTGCTCGCCGGCGAGGGCACGCCCGACGACGTCGTGGCGGGTCGCGGCCTGGCCGTGGTCAGCGACGACTCGGCGCTGACCGCCGCCGTCGACGAGGCCCTCGCGGCCCAGCCGGCGATCGCCGAGAAGATCCGGGCGGGCAAGACGAAGGCCGCCGGCGCCATCGTGGGCGCGGTCATGAAGGCGACGCGCGGCCAGGCGGACGCCGCCCGCGTGCAGTCGCTGGTGCTGGAGCGGGTCGCGGCCGGCTCCTGA
- the gatA gene encoding Asp-tRNA(Asn)/Glu-tRNA(Gln) amidotransferase subunit GatA, translating into MSELTRLSAVEIARRVQAREVSSVEVTRAHLDRIEAVDATLNAFLHVDRDAALAAAAAADDEIAAGTVRGPLAGVPVAIKDNIATRDLPTSCASRILEGWRPPYDATVVRRLRDAGLVPLGKTNLDEFAMGGSNENSAFGPVRNPWDASRVPGGSSGGSAAATAAGEAPLALGSDTGGSIRQPGAFTGIVGVKPTYGTVSRYGLVAFSSSLDQIGSFGRSVLDAALLHEVIGGHDPNDQTSIDAPLPPVVEAAYAGARGDLAGVRVGVVRELSGEGNQPGVLAAFTDAVRVLTDLGADVVEVDCPSFTYAVPAYYLIAPSEASSNLARFDAMRYGLRVGDDGSHSTDEVMSLTREAGFGPEVKRRIMIGTHALSAGAYDALYGRAQKARTLIVRDFAAAFEQCDVLVSPTVPVTAFPIGERVDDPVAMYLADLCTVPTNLAGNAALSVPCGVSADDGLPVGLQIMAPALADDRAYRVAAAYELARDSSSGRPFADTIPEPAVLETSS; encoded by the coding sequence GTGAGCGAGCTGACCCGTCTGTCCGCCGTCGAGATCGCCCGCCGCGTCCAGGCCCGCGAGGTCTCCTCCGTCGAGGTCACCCGCGCGCACCTGGACCGCATCGAGGCCGTCGACGCGACGCTGAACGCCTTCCTGCACGTCGACCGCGACGCGGCGCTCGCCGCGGCCGCCGCCGCCGACGACGAGATCGCGGCGGGCACCGTCCGCGGCCCGCTCGCCGGGGTCCCGGTCGCGATCAAGGACAACATCGCCACGCGCGACCTGCCGACGAGCTGCGCCTCGCGCATCCTCGAGGGCTGGCGTCCGCCCTACGACGCCACGGTGGTGCGCCGGCTGCGCGACGCCGGGCTCGTGCCGCTGGGCAAGACCAACCTCGACGAGTTCGCCATGGGCGGCTCGAACGAGAACTCCGCGTTCGGCCCGGTGCGCAACCCCTGGGACGCCTCCCGGGTCCCGGGCGGGTCCAGCGGCGGCTCCGCCGCCGCGACGGCGGCGGGCGAGGCGCCGCTGGCCCTGGGCTCCGACACCGGGGGCTCGATCCGCCAGCCCGGGGCGTTCACCGGCATCGTCGGGGTCAAGCCGACCTACGGGACGGTGTCGCGGTACGGGCTCGTCGCGTTCTCGTCGTCGCTCGACCAGATCGGCAGCTTCGGGCGCAGCGTGCTCGACGCCGCGCTGCTGCACGAGGTGATCGGCGGGCACGACCCGAACGACCAGACCTCCATCGACGCGCCCCTCCCGCCCGTCGTCGAGGCCGCCTACGCCGGGGCGCGCGGCGACCTCGCCGGGGTCCGGGTCGGCGTCGTGCGCGAGCTCTCCGGCGAGGGCAACCAGCCCGGGGTGCTCGCCGCGTTCACCGACGCCGTGCGGGTGCTCACCGACCTCGGCGCGGACGTCGTCGAGGTCGACTGCCCGTCGTTCACCTACGCCGTGCCGGCGTACTACCTCATCGCGCCGAGCGAGGCGTCGTCGAACCTCGCCCGCTTCGACGCGATGCGCTACGGCCTGCGGGTCGGCGACGACGGGTCGCACTCGACCGACGAGGTCATGTCGCTGACCCGCGAGGCGGGCTTCGGCCCGGAGGTCAAGCGCCGCATCATGATCGGGACGCACGCCCTGTCGGCGGGCGCGTACGACGCGCTCTACGGCCGGGCGCAGAAGGCCCGCACGCTCATCGTCCGCGACTTCGCGGCGGCCTTCGAGCAGTGCGACGTGCTCGTCTCGCCGACCGTGCCGGTCACCGCGTTCCCGATCGGCGAGCGCGTCGACGACCCGGTGGCGATGTACCTCGCCGACCTCTGCACGGTGCCCACCAACCTCGCGGGCAACGCCGCGCTCTCCGTGCCCTGCGGCGTCTCGGCCGACGACGGCCTCCCGGTGGGGCTGCAGATCATGGCCCCGGCCCTGGCCGACGACCGCGCCTACCGGGTCGCGGCCGCGTACGAACTCGCCCGGGACTCGTCGTCGGGAAGGCCCTTCGCCGACACCATCCCGGAGCCCGCCGTCCTGGAGACCAGCTCATGA
- the gatC gene encoding Asp-tRNA(Asn)/Glu-tRNA(Gln) amidotransferase subunit GatC, with the protein MSDITRSDVAHLARLARLAVTDDELDVFSGQLDAILDTLGRVSDIPDDVPPTTHVAPLTNVLRPDEPAPSLSREAALAGAPEAEEGRFRVPRILGESQ; encoded by the coding sequence ATGTCCGACATCACGCGCTCCGACGTCGCGCACCTGGCCCGCCTGGCCCGCCTGGCCGTCACCGACGACGAGCTCGACGTGTTCTCCGGGCAGCTCGACGCGATCCTCGACACCCTGGGTCGCGTCTCCGACATCCCCGACGACGTGCCGCCGACCACGCACGTCGCCCCGTTGACCAACGTCCTGCGGCCCGACGAACCCGCGCCGAGTCTGTCCCGCGAGGCCGCCCTCGCCGGCGCGCCCGAGGCCGAGGAGGGGCGCTTCCGCGTCCCGCGCATCCTGGGGGAGTCGCAGTGA
- a CDS encoding ACT domain-containing protein, whose translation MTYLLRVVLPDRPGTLGAVASALGVEGADILSVDVVERHQGQAVDDLVVDLPNARPPDVLITAAESVRDVVVESVRPFFGPLDTARELELVESVAAAPERGIDLLVDAVPRIFRSAWALVVEASTGDVWSDGGTRVRRVAASSAAPETEAQTLPWLPLVKATVLDPSAGQSVPSAWTDLDTELAAAPLGRSDRALVVGRPGGPGFRPSELARLSHLAGIVATMTG comes from the coding sequence GTGACCTACCTGCTGCGCGTGGTGCTGCCGGACCGGCCGGGCACCCTCGGCGCGGTGGCCTCGGCGCTCGGCGTCGAGGGCGCGGACATCCTCAGCGTCGACGTGGTGGAACGGCACCAGGGCCAGGCGGTGGACGACCTCGTCGTCGACCTGCCCAACGCCCGCCCGCCGGACGTGCTGATCACCGCCGCGGAGTCGGTGCGCGACGTCGTGGTCGAGTCGGTCCGGCCGTTCTTCGGCCCGCTCGACACCGCGCGGGAGCTCGAGCTCGTGGAGAGCGTCGCCGCCGCCCCCGAGCGGGGCATCGACCTGCTGGTGGACGCCGTCCCGCGCATCTTCCGGTCGGCGTGGGCGCTGGTGGTGGAGGCCTCCACCGGCGACGTCTGGAGCGACGGCGGCACCCGCGTGCGTCGGGTGGCCGCCAGTTCGGCCGCGCCGGAGACCGAGGCCCAGACGCTGCCGTGGCTGCCGCTGGTCAAGGCCACCGTGCTCGACCCGTCGGCCGGTCAGTCGGTGCCGAGCGCCTGGACCGACCTCGACACCGAGCTCGCGGCTGCTCCCCTGGGCCGGTCCGACCGGGCCCTCGTGGTGGGCCGCCCGGGCGGTCCGGGGTTCCGCCCCTCGGAGCTCGCCCGGCTCTCCCACCTGGCCGGCATCGTCGCCACGATGACGGGCTGA
- a CDS encoding 3-keto-5-aminohexanoate cleavage protein, with amino-acid sequence MLQCCPNGARPADVYPAVPMTPRHLARDARAVAALGVSSFHVHPRDVDGQESLDPGPIGAVVSAIRQAAPSMEIGVTTARWVEPNPFKRTELVQQWARLPQHARPDVASVNVHERGWEIVCEALDSVGIGIELGVWTTGDAVQLKQAGVPAGTVRVLAEVTVTDPETAVAEAVRILKALGPMQVPILLHGEEGGAWPVLDYARRNNLDTRIGFEDTLKGPDGTWLATGNEELVRYALGQAVTPRLAERRRPGWGSNFGGFGLRGRPDHRR; translated from the coding sequence GTGCTGCAGTGTTGCCCGAACGGCGCCCGGCCCGCCGACGTCTACCCCGCCGTCCCCATGACGCCGCGCCACCTCGCGCGGGACGCGCGCGCCGTGGCCGCCCTCGGGGTCTCGAGCTTCCACGTCCACCCGCGCGACGTGGACGGCCAGGAGAGCCTCGATCCCGGGCCTATCGGAGCCGTCGTGTCCGCCATCCGGCAGGCCGCGCCGTCGATGGAGATCGGTGTGACCACCGCGCGCTGGGTGGAGCCGAACCCCTTCAAACGCACGGAACTCGTGCAGCAGTGGGCCCGCCTGCCCCAGCACGCCCGCCCCGACGTCGCGTCGGTGAACGTCCACGAGCGCGGCTGGGAGATCGTCTGCGAAGCGCTCGACTCGGTCGGGATCGGCATCGAGCTCGGGGTGTGGACCACCGGCGACGCCGTGCAGCTCAAACAGGCCGGCGTGCCGGCGGGAACCGTCCGCGTCCTCGCCGAGGTCACGGTCACCGACCCGGAGACCGCGGTCGCCGAGGCGGTGCGGATCCTCAAGGCGCTCGGCCCGATGCAGGTGCCGATCCTGCTGCACGGCGAGGAGGGCGGCGCCTGGCCGGTGCTCGACTACGCGCGCCGCAACAACCTCGACACCCGGATCGGCTTCGAGGACACGCTCAAGGGACCTGACGGCACCTGGTTGGCCACCGGCAACGAGGAACTCGTCCGCTATGCCCTCGGGCAGGCCGTGACCCCGCGTCTGGCCGAGCGCCGTCGTCCCGGCTGGGGCTCGAACTTCGGCGGCTTCGGCCTGCGCGGACGCCCCGACCACCGTCGCTGA
- the ligA gene encoding NAD-dependent DNA ligase LigA, producing the protein MTSETPLTSPDVPADVQARHKELAELLADHQFRYYVLDAPIVTDGEFDELFGELQRLEEQYPSLVTPSSPTQRVGGGFSTDFVAVDHLERMLSLDNAFEPDELREWVLRVQRELDFPQDELQYLCELKIDGLAVNLLYENGHLTRALTRGDGRTGEDITLNMRTLADVPTELTGTDEFPVPELMEVRGEVFFRVHDFEELNAGLVAAGKQPFANPRNSAAGSLRQKDPRVTATRPLRLICHGLGRRRGFTPERQSQAYDALAAWGLPVSTHTRVLHGVDAVIEHTRWWGEHRHDAEHEIDGVVVKVDDVTLQRRLGSTARAPRWAIAYKYPPEQATTTLRNISVNVGRTGRVTPFAEMDPVLVAGSTVSMATLHNAGEVERKGVLIGDRVIIRKAGDVIPEVLGPVVEARTGSEHAFVMPTHCPECGTELRQMREGDKDLRCPNSRSCPAQLRERLFHVAGRGAFDIEVLGYEAATALLQSGVLRDEGDVFALTEDQLEQVPLFRTKAGNLSANGRKLLANLDSAKHRPLWKVLVGLSIRHVGPTAAQALARHFRSVEAIDAATEEELADVDGVGPTIAAAVREWFAVDWHREVVEKWRAAGVDLVEAVDESTPRTLEGLSIVVTGSLPEYSRDEAKEAILARGGRAAGSVSKKTAFVVVGDEPGSKYDKAVAAKVPILDEAGFRVLLEQGPDAAREVAQVGGEESDTPDAAE; encoded by the coding sequence GTGACCAGCGAGACCCCTCTGACCTCCCCGGACGTGCCGGCCGACGTGCAGGCGCGGCACAAGGAGCTGGCCGAGCTGCTGGCCGACCACCAGTTCCGCTACTACGTGCTCGACGCGCCGATCGTCACCGACGGGGAGTTCGACGAGCTGTTCGGCGAGCTCCAGCGGCTGGAGGAGCAGTACCCCTCGCTCGTCACGCCCTCGAGCCCCACCCAGCGGGTCGGCGGCGGCTTCTCCACCGACTTCGTCGCGGTGGACCACCTCGAGCGGATGCTCTCGCTGGACAACGCGTTCGAGCCCGACGAGCTGCGCGAGTGGGTGCTGCGGGTGCAGCGGGAGCTCGACTTCCCCCAGGACGAGCTGCAGTACCTGTGCGAGCTCAAGATCGACGGCCTGGCCGTCAACCTGCTCTACGAGAACGGCCACCTCACGCGCGCCCTCACGCGGGGGGACGGGCGCACCGGCGAGGACATCACGCTCAACATGCGCACGCTGGCCGACGTGCCCACCGAGCTCACGGGCACTGACGAGTTCCCGGTGCCCGAGCTGATGGAGGTCCGCGGCGAGGTCTTCTTCCGGGTGCACGACTTCGAGGAGCTGAACGCCGGGCTCGTGGCGGCGGGCAAGCAGCCCTTCGCCAACCCGCGCAACTCCGCGGCCGGGAGCCTCCGGCAGAAGGACCCGCGCGTCACCGCCACGCGGCCGCTGCGCCTGATCTGTCACGGGCTGGGCAGACGGCGCGGGTTCACCCCGGAGCGGCAGTCCCAGGCCTACGACGCGCTCGCCGCGTGGGGCCTGCCGGTGTCCACCCACACCCGCGTGCTCCACGGGGTCGACGCGGTCATCGAGCACACGCGCTGGTGGGGCGAGCACCGGCACGACGCCGAGCACGAGATCGACGGCGTGGTGGTCAAGGTCGACGACGTCACGCTGCAGCGCCGGCTGGGTTCCACGGCGCGGGCGCCGCGATGGGCGATCGCCTACAAGTACCCGCCGGAGCAGGCCACGACGACGCTGCGGAACATCAGCGTCAACGTGGGCCGCACCGGCCGCGTCACCCCGTTCGCCGAGATGGACCCGGTCCTCGTCGCGGGCTCCACGGTGTCGATGGCGACGCTGCACAACGCGGGCGAGGTGGAGCGCAAGGGCGTCCTCATCGGCGACCGCGTGATCATCCGGAAGGCGGGGGACGTGATCCCCGAGGTGCTCGGCCCGGTGGTCGAGGCCCGGACCGGCAGCGAGCACGCGTTCGTCATGCCCACCCACTGCCCGGAGTGCGGGACCGAGCTCCGTCAGATGCGCGAGGGCGACAAGGACCTGCGCTGCCCCAACTCCCGGTCCTGCCCGGCCCAGCTGCGGGAGCGCCTGTTCCACGTCGCGGGGCGCGGCGCCTTCGACATCGAGGTGCTGGGCTACGAGGCGGCGACGGCGCTGCTGCAGTCCGGCGTGCTGCGCGACGAGGGCGACGTGTTCGCGCTCACCGAGGACCAGCTCGAGCAGGTCCCGCTCTTCCGCACCAAGGCCGGGAACCTGTCCGCGAACGGCCGCAAGCTGCTCGCCAACCTGGACTCGGCGAAGCACCGGCCGCTGTGGAAGGTCCTCGTCGGGCTGTCGATCCGCCACGTCGGGCCCACCGCGGCCCAGGCGTTGGCGCGGCACTTCCGCTCGGTCGAGGCGATCGACGCCGCGACCGAGGAGGAGCTGGCCGACGTCGACGGCGTGGGGCCGACGATCGCGGCCGCCGTGCGGGAGTGGTTCGCGGTGGACTGGCACCGCGAGGTGGTCGAGAAGTGGCGGGCGGCCGGGGTCGACCTGGTCGAGGCGGTCGACGAGTCGACGCCCCGCACGCTCGAGGGGTTGTCGATCGTGGTCACCGGGTCGCTGCCGGAGTACTCCCGCGACGAGGCGAAGGAGGCCATCCTCGCTCGCGGCGGGCGGGCGGCCGGCTCGGTGTCGAAGAAGACGGCGTTCGTGGTGGTCGGCGACGAGCCCGGGTCGAAGTACGACAAGGCCGTGGCGGCGAAGGTCCCGATCCTCGACGAGGCGGGCTTCCGGGTGCTGCTCGAGCAGGGCCCCGACGCGGCCCGGGAGGTCGCCCAGGTCGGCGGGGAGGAGTCCGACACGCCGGACGCCGCAGAGTGA
- a CDS encoding methionine synthase: MPAVEVPEEPLRPEERATGIGSLPGVDHHEAARTVVGELPGFPHVAELPDRGVGADMVGRAAALLVDLAVEVWPSGYRVSARPGAQHRRGVDLLARDVDALDSTIDETGAAPRRVKTQVAGPWTLCAGVELRSGNRVLTDRGAVAEFTESLAEGLRGHVAELSRRTGAGVVVQIDEPTLPAVLAGSLPTPSGFGTVRSVSGADARAGLAVLVDAAREAGAVGVVAHCCHPTPPLALLGATGVDGLAVDLSALDPSGAVLDAVGEQWDAGRELWLGLVPSRETERSGARPGGTAPEPPPELAALARPALDLADRLGFDRARLADRAVVTPTCGLAGATPRWARTAMARTVELATAFADPPSSW, from the coding sequence GTGCCCGCGGTCGAGGTTCCCGAGGAGCCCCTGCGCCCCGAGGAGCGTGCCACCGGGATCGGCTCGCTGCCGGGTGTCGATCACCACGAGGCCGCGCGGACGGTGGTGGGGGAGCTGCCGGGGTTCCCGCACGTCGCCGAGCTGCCCGACCGCGGGGTCGGGGCGGACATGGTCGGGCGGGCGGCGGCGCTGCTCGTCGACCTCGCCGTCGAGGTGTGGCCCTCGGGCTACCGGGTGAGTGCCCGGCCCGGCGCGCAGCACCGGCGAGGGGTCGACCTGCTCGCCCGCGACGTCGACGCGCTCGACTCGACGATCGACGAGACCGGCGCGGCCCCCCGCCGGGTGAAGACGCAGGTCGCGGGCCCGTGGACGCTGTGCGCGGGTGTGGAGCTGCGCTCCGGCAACCGGGTGCTCACCGACCGCGGCGCCGTCGCCGAGTTCACCGAGAGCCTCGCCGAGGGGCTGCGCGGGCACGTCGCCGAGCTCTCCCGGCGCACCGGTGCGGGCGTCGTCGTGCAGATCGACGAGCCGACGCTGCCGGCGGTCCTGGCGGGGTCGCTCCCGACGCCGAGCGGGTTCGGCACGGTGCGGTCGGTGTCCGGGGCGGACGCGCGGGCGGGGCTCGCGGTGCTCGTCGACGCCGCCCGCGAGGCGGGGGCGGTGGGCGTGGTGGCGCACTGCTGCCACCCGACACCGCCGCTGGCCCTGCTCGGGGCGACCGGCGTGGACGGGCTGGCCGTCGACCTCTCGGCGCTGGACCCGTCGGGCGCGGTGCTCGACGCGGTGGGGGAGCAGTGGGACGCCGGCCGGGAGCTGTGGCTGGGGCTCGTGCCGTCGCGGGAGACGGAGCGCAGCGGAGCCCGACCCGGCGGGACCGCCCCGGAGCCGCCGCCCGAGCTCGCCGCGCTCGCCCGTCCCGCGCTCGACCTCGCCGACCGGCTCGGGTTCGACCGGGCGCGGTTGGCGGACCGGGCGGTCGTGACGCCGACCTGCGGGCTCGCCGGTGCGACCCCGCGGTGGGCGCGGACGGCGATGGCGCGCACGGTGGAGCTCGCGACGGCCTTCGCGGACCCGCCGTCGTCCTGGTGA
- a CDS encoding TSUP family transporter, with amino-acid sequence MTDRNGRLLGIGAVGGVVGGLLGGGNGVLTVPALDHYTSLPRPAVHGTSTLAATWVCAAGALVYWLIGGTLDLRAGGGMIVGGMIGGFYGAKLVARASETLLRVLLIVILVLTATKLYLDAAGLDPVADGAVVPADLLATWWFVVPLSVVVGIVVGAWAGAMGLGGGLLAVPALVLLFGVDLHTAAGTSLLVFLPNSLVSGLSHWRQGTADLRIANLVGLASAPGAVAGALLALALGNVVLGVVFGTFAAVMAVREVVLLVRRRRRPLPDDG; translated from the coding sequence GTGACCGACCGCAACGGACGGCTGCTCGGCATCGGCGCCGTCGGCGGCGTCGTGGGCGGGCTGCTCGGCGGGGGCAACGGGGTGCTCACGGTGCCCGCGCTCGACCACTACACGTCGCTCCCCCGCCCGGCCGTCCACGGCACCTCCACCCTCGCCGCGACGTGGGTGTGCGCGGCCGGCGCGCTGGTCTACTGGCTGATCGGCGGCACCCTCGACCTGCGGGCCGGCGGCGGCATGATCGTCGGCGGGATGATCGGGGGCTTCTACGGCGCGAAGCTGGTCGCGCGGGCCTCGGAGACCCTGCTCCGCGTGCTGCTGATCGTGATCCTCGTGCTCACGGCGACGAAGCTCTACCTCGACGCGGCGGGGCTCGACCCGGTCGCCGACGGGGCGGTCGTCCCGGCCGACCTGCTCGCGACGTGGTGGTTCGTGGTGCCGCTGTCGGTGGTCGTCGGGATCGTGGTCGGCGCGTGGGCGGGCGCCATGGGCCTCGGCGGTGGGCTGCTCGCCGTCCCGGCCCTGGTGCTGCTCTTCGGCGTCGACCTGCACACCGCGGCCGGCACGTCACTGCTCGTGTTCCTGCCGAACTCGCTGGTCAGCGGGCTCTCGCACTGGCGGCAGGGGACGGCGGACCTGCGGATCGCGAACCTCGTCGGGCTCGCCTCGGCGCCCGGCGCGGTCGCCGGGGCGCTCCTCGCGCTCGCCCTGGGCAACGTGGTGCTCGGCGTCGTCTTCGGCACCTTCGCCGCGGTGATGGCGGTGCGCGAGGTGGTGCTGTTGGTCCGGCGACGGCGCCGTCCCCTTCCCGACGACGGGTGA
- a CDS encoding 3-methyladenine DNA glycosylase, translating to MLHLDEPTWRARARAHAERADVLTAAHRARRERHESHPVEDFLYTYYPTRPNRLRVWHPGAGVVLEHSDRAGWKHYAADGGSVDPTTIRPATVAFVRSLVRATASRAPHLGCFGLHEWAMVYRADATRHPVPLRLGAPGTDAVVEQHRIRCTHFDAYRFFTDEAVPRNVETPTRERQVELEQPGCLHATMDLYKWATKLGPLVPGELLLDCFELARDVRTLDMRASPYDLADHGYDPVRIETAAGKATYAAAQQGFADRGAALRERLLDTLAHC from the coding sequence ATGCTCCACCTCGACGAACCCACCTGGCGCGCCCGGGCCCGGGCGCACGCGGAGCGCGCCGACGTGCTGACCGCCGCCCACCGGGCGCGGCGCGAGCGCCACGAGTCGCACCCCGTCGAGGACTTCCTCTACACCTACTACCCGACCCGGCCGAACCGCCTGCGCGTCTGGCACCCGGGGGCCGGCGTCGTCCTGGAGCACTCCGACCGGGCGGGCTGGAAGCACTACGCCGCCGACGGCGGGTCCGTCGACCCGACGACGATCCGCCCCGCCACCGTCGCGTTCGTCCGGAGCCTGGTGCGGGCCACCGCCTCCCGCGCGCCGCACCTGGGCTGCTTCGGGCTGCACGAGTGGGCCATGGTCTACCGCGCCGACGCGACCCGGCACCCCGTCCCGCTCCGGCTCGGCGCCCCCGGCACCGACGCCGTCGTCGAGCAGCACCGCATCCGCTGCACCCACTTCGACGCCTACCGCTTCTTCACCGACGAGGCCGTGCCGCGGAACGTCGAGACGCCCACCCGCGAGCGGCAGGTCGAGCTGGAGCAGCCGGGCTGCCTGCACGCGACGATGGACCTCTACAAGTGGGCGACGAAGCTCGGCCCGCTCGTGCCCGGCGAGCTGCTGCTCGACTGCTTCGAGCTCGCCCGCGACGTGCGCACCCTCGACATGCGGGCCTCGCCGTACGACCTCGCCGACCACGGCTACGACCCCGTCCGGATCGAGACGGCGGCCGGGAAGGCGACCTACGCGGCGGCCCAGCAGGGGTTCGCGGACCGCGGTGCGGCCCTGCGCGAACGGCTCCTGGACACGCTCGCCCATTGCTAG
- a CDS encoding FitA-like ribbon-helix-helix domain-containing protein: MATITVRDLDDEVRSRLRVRAAENGRSMEAEVRAILEEAVRPSRLERRRAALARFRAAADNDDAIDELMASIPPRSSYPAPRGIEFDP; the protein is encoded by the coding sequence ATGGCCACGATCACGGTGCGGGACCTCGACGACGAGGTGCGGTCCCGCCTGCGCGTGCGCGCGGCGGAGAACGGGCGGTCCATGGAGGCCGAGGTGCGCGCGATCCTGGAGGAGGCGGTCCGTCCCTCCCGGCTCGAACGACGACGGGCCGCGCTCGCCCGGTTCCGGGCGGCGGCCGACAACGATGACGCCATCGACGAACTGATGGCGTCCATCCCACCCCGGAGCAGCTACCCGGCCCCTCGTGGGATCGAGTTCGACCCGTGA
- a CDS encoding PIN domain-containing protein, with protein MIVLDTNVVSDLARHRRPVALDDWIATEVDDIAVSAVSIAEVEAGIAIMPVGARREGVDGDVRFVVDDVLEGNVIDFDRAAAEQYGAVVAARRAAGRPISVPDAQIAAICRARGATLATRNTRDFEHTGVTVFDPSS; from the coding sequence GTGATCGTCCTGGACACGAACGTCGTGTCCGACCTGGCGAGACATCGGCGGCCGGTGGCCCTCGACGACTGGATCGCGACCGAGGTCGACGACATCGCCGTCTCCGCGGTCTCGATCGCCGAGGTGGAGGCGGGCATCGCGATCATGCCGGTCGGAGCACGCCGGGAAGGCGTCGACGGCGACGTGCGGTTCGTTGTCGACGACGTCCTGGAGGGGAACGTCATCGACTTCGATCGCGCAGCCGCGGAACAGTACGGCGCCGTGGTCGCCGCTCGTCGAGCCGCCGGCCGGCCGATCTCGGTCCCGGACGCGCAGATCGCCGCCATCTGCCGGGCACGCGGCGCGACGTTGGCCACGAGGAACACCCGGGACTTCGAGCACACCGGCGTCACCGTCTTCGACCCGTCGTCGTGA